The following proteins are encoded in a genomic region of Hippocampus zosterae strain Florida chromosome 2, ASM2543408v3, whole genome shotgun sequence:
- the cbln4 gene encoding cerebellin-4, which produces MRLLGWSVLWVLVATLRGQNDTEPIVLEGKCLVVCDSNPAADWRASNSPLGISVRAANSKVAFSVVRSNNHEPSEMSNKTRIIYFDQVLVNIGNFFTFESVFLSPRKGVYSFNFHVIKVYQSQTIQVNLMLNGRPVISAFAGDKDVTREAATNGVLLYLEKEDKVYLKLEKGNLVGGWQYSTFSGFLVFPL; this is translated from the exons ATGCGGTTGTTGGGCTGGAGCGTGCTGTGGGTTCTGGTTGCCACGCTGCGAGGCCAGAACGACACGGAGCCCATCGTGCTGGAGGGCAAGTGCCTGGTGGTGTGCGATTCCAACCCGGCTGCCGACTGGCGGGCGTCCAACTCGCCGCTCGGCATCTCGGTGCGCGCCGCCAACTCCAAAGTGGCTTTCTCGGTGGTGCGGAGCAACAACCACGAGCCGTCCGAGATGAGCAACAAGACCAGGATCATCTACTTCGACCAG GTTCTCGTAAATATTGGAAACTTCTTCACATTTGAGTCTGTGTTTTTGTCCCCAAGAAAAGGAGTCTACAGTTTTAACTTCCACGTCATTAAAGTGTACCAGAGCCAGACCATACAG GTGAacctcatgttaaatgggaggcCCGTCATCTCAGCCTTTGCCGGGGACAAGGACGTAACCCGCGAGGCGGCCACTAACGGAGTTCTGCTTTATCTGGAAAAGGAGGACAAAGTCTATCTGAAATTGGAGAAGGGCAACCTGGTCGGTGGATGGCAGTACTCGACATTTTCTGGCTTTCTCGTCTTTCCGCTGTGA